The Metabacillus litoralis genome contains a region encoding:
- the copZ gene encoding copper chaperone CopZ: METVTIKVEGMSCQHCVNSIEGSVGKLEGVSTVMVDLDRGTVSIDFDPEKVTKDKMKDAIEDQGYDVL, from the coding sequence ATGGAAACTGTCACAATTAAAGTAGAGGGAATGTCATGTCAACATTGTGTAAATAGCATAGAAGGCAGCGTAGGTAAATTAGAAGGGGTATCTACTGTAATGGTGGATTTGGATAGAGGTACAGTAAGTATTGATTTTGATCCGGAAAAAGTAACGAAAGATAAGATGAAGGATGCTATTGAAGATCAGGGGTATGATGTACTGTAA
- a CDS encoding metal-sensitive transcriptional regulator, with product MSSENDFQDSCHLNEQRNSHHSEKVKKNLVTRLNRIEGQIRGIKALIEKDTYCDDVITQISATQSALNSVGRLLLEGHLRTCVVEKIQNGDEEIIDELLVTVGRLMKK from the coding sequence ATGAGCTCAGAGAATGATTTTCAGGATTCGTGTCATCTTAATGAACAAAGGAACAGTCATCACTCAGAGAAAGTAAAGAAAAATTTAGTTACTCGTTTGAACCGTATTGAAGGACAAATTAGAGGCATCAAGGCACTAATTGAAAAAGATACTTATTGCGATGATGTGATTACTCAGATTTCTGCAACCCAATCGGCATTAAATAGTGTTGGGAGATTGCTATTAGAAGGTCACTTACGTACATGTGTTGTTGAAAAAATTCAAAATGGTGACGAGGAAATTATTGATGAGTTGTTAGTCACAGTTGGAAGGTTAATGAAAAAATAA
- a CDS encoding DUF3817 domain-containing protein — protein MFHTSLGLLRLTAILEGISYLVLLLIAMPLKYFLDFPFAVTLVGAVHGFLFIAYLLMVAIVKFRKGWSILWALWAVLLAFIPFGTFYLDKQLQTKK, from the coding sequence ATGTTTCATACCTCTTTAGGGTTACTACGTTTAACAGCAATTTTGGAAGGGATTTCATATTTGGTTCTTTTACTCATCGCTATGCCTTTAAAATATTTCTTAGACTTCCCATTTGCAGTTACGTTAGTAGGCGCAGTCCATGGATTTCTATTTATTGCTTACCTGCTTATGGTGGCAATTGTGAAGTTTAGAAAAGGGTGGTCCATCCTATGGGCATTGTGGGCTGTGTTGCTTGCCTTTATCCCATTCGGAACGTTTTATTTAGATAAGCAGCTACAAACAAAAAAATAG
- a CDS encoding LysM peptidoglycan-binding domain-containing protein: MNFLHKYGIEKQSEGVILTLYVSDFDTEFANELGTSGTATHQDEISEYAKQRFPNLKINAIKIVAGGILIGMFSFTSLTQSKTTVKAATQDHTLLNTLTYSVKSGDSLSLIAKKYHLTTNEIKSFNQLTTDTIKVGQVLIIPLLKYDVKSGDSLSGLAKQFGTTIDRIKQLNSLTSDVIYFGQSLYVPVSDTVSTLPSSTTNKSETSTYIVQSGDSLSVIAKRFQTTVLSIKEANSLTTDIIRVGQTLNVPGKATELPPVTTQPSQEITKYTVVSGDSLSVIAKKFNTNVEAIKKQNSLTTDIIYLGQLLLIPSSSEAKSSEAKSTVENETASGTYKVVAGDTLSGIAKAFGLSVSFIKEINNLTSDTIYLGQTLQLKKQPTTINYVVKSGDTLSEIAKEHGTTTEEMIRINHLNSTNLAVGQVLTINSTNGTASATPESSITYRTHIVQSGDNIWNLSVKYGIPQAELLRANNLTTSSRLSIGQKLKIPVHQIAVQNTVSERHGEYLTWWTEAQYVFPIGKVATVIDFQTGKSFKVKRTVGANHADSETLTTTDTNIAKSIWGGFSWSTRAVIVEVDGRKIAASMSFYPHDVDYVRNNGINGHFDIHFKDSTRHKDGKIDPYHQEKIRIAAGVE, encoded by the coding sequence ATGAACTTTTTACATAAATATGGTATTGAGAAACAAAGTGAAGGTGTTATCCTCACTCTTTATGTTTCAGATTTTGATACTGAGTTTGCAAATGAGTTAGGAACATCAGGTACAGCAACACATCAAGATGAAATCAGTGAGTATGCAAAGCAACGGTTTCCTAATTTAAAGATTAATGCCATCAAAATCGTTGCAGGTGGAATACTTATAGGGATGTTCTCTTTTACATCTTTAACACAATCTAAAACAACTGTTAAAGCTGCAACTCAAGATCATACTTTGCTAAATACTCTAACGTATTCCGTTAAAAGTGGTGACTCATTAAGTCTTATAGCAAAAAAGTACCATTTAACAACAAATGAAATAAAATCATTTAATCAATTAACAACTGATACCATCAAAGTTGGACAAGTATTAATAATTCCGCTACTTAAATATGATGTAAAATCAGGTGATTCACTTTCGGGACTGGCAAAGCAATTTGGAACAACAATTGATCGAATTAAACAACTCAACAGCCTAACATCAGACGTGATCTACTTTGGACAATCTTTATATGTTCCTGTATCCGATACAGTATCAACTTTGCCATCGTCTACAACCAATAAGTCAGAAACAAGCACCTACATTGTTCAGTCAGGTGATTCTTTGTCAGTAATTGCTAAAAGGTTTCAAACAACTGTCTTATCTATAAAAGAAGCTAATTCTTTGACAACTGACATCATTAGAGTGGGACAAACATTAAATGTACCAGGAAAAGCAACTGAACTCCCACCAGTAACAACCCAACCATCACAAGAAATAACAAAATATACTGTGGTGAGTGGTGATAGTTTATCTGTTATTGCAAAAAAATTTAATACTAATGTGGAGGCTATAAAAAAACAAAATTCTTTAACAACAGATATCATTTATCTTGGTCAATTGCTACTCATTCCGTCATCAAGTGAAGCTAAATCAAGTGAAGCTAAGTCAACTGTAGAAAATGAAACAGCCTCTGGTACCTATAAGGTTGTGGCTGGTGATACTCTTTCCGGTATCGCAAAAGCATTTGGGCTATCAGTCTCCTTTATAAAAGAAATAAACAACCTAACATCTGATACGATTTACTTAGGGCAAACTCTACAATTAAAAAAGCAGCCAACAACGATTAACTATGTAGTTAAAAGTGGTGACACTCTTTCTGAAATTGCTAAAGAGCATGGTACGACAACAGAAGAAATGATTAGAATAAATCATTTAAATAGTACAAACCTTGCTGTTGGTCAAGTTCTTACCATTAACAGCACGAACGGGACCGCTTCTGCAACACCCGAAAGCTCCATTACTTATCGTACACATATTGTTCAGTCAGGTGATAATATTTGGAACCTTAGTGTAAAATATGGCATACCTCAAGCAGAGCTTTTAAGAGCAAATAATCTAACAACATCAAGTAGATTATCAATCGGGCAAAAACTAAAAATTCCTGTACATCAAATTGCAGTGCAAAATACAGTTAGTGAACGACATGGAGAATATTTAACGTGGTGGACAGAGGCACAATATGTTTTTCCTATTGGCAAGGTTGCAACAGTCATTGATTTTCAGACAGGCAAATCTTTTAAAGTAAAGCGTACAGTTGGAGCCAATCATGCTGACAGTGAAACACTAACAACAACTGATACAAATATAGCCAAAAGTATATGGGGAGGCTTTAGCTGGTCCACACGTGCTGTAATCGTTGAAGTTGACGGCCGTAAAATTGCTGCAAGTATGAGCTTTTATCCCCATGATGTAGACTACGTACGAAATAATGGCATTAATGGGCATTTTGATATTCATTTTAAAGACTCCACAAGACATAAAGATGGTAAGATTGATCCTTACCACCAAGAAAAGATCCGTATAGCTGCCGGTGTTGAATAA
- a CDS encoding methyl-accepting chemotaxis protein: MMERIKSRIKRTSSREEASKKKRKSVIKTPHFLNGMTLKSRIIMFLLLFTIIPSLIIGNVVYFVSRNTIEDKVSTMNEDISVQVTKNVNNSLKEIENLTLVPFSNLELMEKFESVEGLTDYEKFLLHKDAVVFFLSITSTNNNAKAMFFINEEKTIFGDEGHAKDTNIESINSTLSEEVQNLSRGVLWKSGIDGNYENVYLFRKYNRTGTLILVANGTLFEKVFESDLDVSSREITIFNEDGMVISSNKEELIGTKFEDHKNAQDNLISIKETENGWNVAVSTSKSYLMKEIQNVLYLVYIIIFAFVLLSVFVSIFLARSMIKPIHRIVEIMKEAEKGDLTHRADYLYKNEVGQLGTSFNNMIDNITIMIEENKKVSAYAVNRSNDLKRIASESASASEQIATAIDEVARGAVSQVDYSEKTNREMKELSSEINEVAGNMVKVSSITETTKKLSSQSIETIKELTKKSEEMGTNIGQVDTTMDKLNIEIAQIKDIVEMIKSVSEETNLLSLNASIEAARAGAAGRGFAVVAEEIRKLADQTKSSSLRIETVITSILSQTKQSVELVKTTIALFKEQSTSIHDTQQAFENILSGTDSIINEIDYIEESISKINSNKEKVEKAISEMVGVAEESSATTEEVTATTEEQAAAAEELGDLASSLSKTIHELENTIHKFKVKEAKEDY, encoded by the coding sequence ATGATGGAACGAATAAAGAGTAGAATAAAGCGGACGTCATCAAGAGAAGAAGCTTCCAAGAAAAAGAGAAAGAGTGTAATAAAAACGCCTCATTTTTTGAATGGGATGACACTTAAATCAAGAATTATCATGTTTTTGCTTTTATTTACGATTATTCCTAGTTTGATCATTGGAAACGTTGTTTACTTTGTATCGAGGAATACAATTGAAGATAAAGTTTCTACTATGAATGAAGATATTAGTGTACAGGTAACAAAAAATGTGAATAACTCATTAAAAGAGATTGAAAATTTAACGTTAGTGCCTTTTTCAAATTTAGAGCTAATGGAAAAATTTGAATCAGTAGAAGGATTAACAGATTATGAGAAGTTCCTTTTGCATAAAGATGCGGTAGTCTTTTTTCTAAGCATTACTTCAACTAATAACAATGCAAAAGCCATGTTTTTTATTAATGAGGAAAAAACGATCTTTGGAGACGAGGGTCATGCAAAAGATACTAATATTGAGAGTATAAATTCTACTCTTTCGGAAGAAGTTCAAAATCTATCAAGAGGTGTACTTTGGAAGTCAGGTATAGATGGTAATTACGAAAACGTATATTTATTTCGTAAGTATAACCGCACGGGAACTCTAATCCTTGTTGCTAATGGAACACTTTTTGAAAAGGTGTTTGAAAGTGACCTTGATGTCTCTTCGAGAGAAATAACGATCTTCAACGAAGATGGTATGGTGATTTCAAGTAATAAAGAAGAATTAATCGGAACAAAATTTGAAGATCATAAAAATGCACAAGACAATTTAATTTCTATTAAAGAAACTGAAAATGGCTGGAATGTAGCAGTATCCACTTCTAAATCTTATTTAATGAAAGAAATTCAAAACGTACTTTATTTGGTATATATCATTATTTTTGCGTTTGTCTTATTATCTGTTTTTGTTAGTATCTTTTTAGCAAGAAGCATGATTAAACCAATTCATCGAATCGTCGAGATTATGAAGGAAGCTGAAAAGGGAGACCTTACCCATCGTGCGGATTATTTATATAAAAACGAAGTAGGTCAGCTTGGAACGAGCTTTAACAATATGATTGATAATATAACAATCATGATAGAAGAAAATAAAAAGGTTTCTGCTTATGCTGTTAACCGTTCGAATGATCTAAAACGTATCGCTTCAGAATCTGCATCCGCCTCAGAACAAATTGCAACAGCAATTGATGAGGTGGCTAGAGGAGCAGTTAGTCAGGTTGATTATTCAGAGAAAACAAATCGTGAAATGAAGGAGCTATCAAGTGAAATCAACGAGGTAGCAGGAAATATGGTTAAAGTTTCATCGATTACTGAAACAACGAAAAAGTTAAGTAGTCAGTCAATCGAAACGATTAAAGAATTAACAAAGAAAAGTGAAGAAATGGGCACAAATATTGGCCAGGTTGACACAACGATGGACAAATTAAATATAGAAATAGCCCAGATTAAGGACATTGTCGAAATGATTAAGAGCGTAAGTGAAGAAACCAATCTACTCTCACTAAACGCAAGTATTGAGGCTGCAAGAGCAGGAGCAGCAGGTAGAGGCTTTGCAGTAGTAGCTGAGGAAATCCGTAAGCTTGCTGATCAAACGAAAAGCTCTTCTTTACGAATTGAAACTGTTATTACTAGTATTTTAAGTCAAACGAAACAATCAGTTGAGCTTGTCAAAACGACGATTGCACTATTTAAGGAGCAATCGACTTCCATCCATGATACTCAACAAGCATTTGAAAATATTTTATCTGGTACCGACTCAATCATAAATGAAATTGATTATATTGAAGAGTCAATCAGCAAAATTAATAGTAATAAAGAAAAAGTTGAAAAGGCAATCAGTGAAATGGTCGGAGTAGCTGAAGAATCTTCTGCCACAACGGAGGAAGTAACGGCTACGACGGAAGAACAAGCAGCTGCAGCTGAGGAATTGGGCGATCTTGCCTCATCTTTATCCAAAACAATTCACGAGCTTGAGAACACGATTCATAAGTTTAAAGTTAAAGAAGCAAAAGAAGACTACTAG
- a CDS encoding methyl-accepting chemotaxis protein, protein MFNHLRWKNTKIGGKYFYVFLVVIVTFLVSIFITYGLLNKTSQTIDHSLAKNEIALYSSDLASLYHEKYSQIPEYLLLADEERLMNYLEDSRTFVDIAKKLKAQLTNKEQIDIFNKIIENNHKLDDYFFSTIVPNVQQINSEEFNKLQGDASSLKNETSELSEQLKTIATESNRTSLTESQNAISTTIKLLMISVAVAIIVSTILLIFISRKISSHLNQLVLTSEEIAGGNLTFEPLTNDGNDEIGKLSQAINHMGSRLREMILEVSHIASDVDHQSSAFAESASELKQGSTQVANTIDELASGVNNQANEVSDISEHIKEFSNRLIEMNQDGSKLVQFSDDMLTVSVNGDQQMKSSLEQMKLIHMIVERSVEKVKNLELKTESITELVTVIKSIAEQTNLLALNASIEAARAGESGKGFAVVASEVKKLANEVTASIENITSIVTSIKEETTSISNELNSGFQKVNEGTEQIEVTGKYFSDIKEKVYDMTNRVKNISSAFHYFEQTSQEINQSVEQIAAISEESAAGSEEISAAIFEQTQSIDTISTSASTLSKMVVRMNEMIGKFKV, encoded by the coding sequence TTGTTCAATCATCTTAGATGGAAAAACACCAAGATTGGAGGCAAGTACTTTTACGTATTTTTAGTTGTCATTGTTACCTTTCTAGTTTCAATTTTTATTACGTACGGATTGCTTAATAAAACAAGTCAAACAATTGACCATTCATTAGCAAAAAATGAAATAGCTTTATATAGTTCAGACTTGGCTTCTCTTTATCATGAGAAGTACAGTCAAATTCCAGAATATTTACTTCTTGCTGATGAAGAAAGACTAATGAATTATTTAGAAGACAGCCGAACATTTGTTGACATTGCAAAAAAGTTAAAAGCTCAATTAACAAACAAAGAACAAATTGACATTTTTAATAAAATCATCGAAAACAATCATAAATTAGATGATTATTTCTTTAGTACGATTGTACCGAATGTCCAACAAATTAATTCAGAAGAATTTAACAAGCTACAAGGAGATGCTAGCTCATTAAAAAATGAAACTAGTGAATTAAGCGAACAGTTAAAAACAATCGCAACAGAATCTAACAGAACTTCTTTAACAGAATCACAAAATGCCATATCTACTACGATCAAATTATTAATGATCTCAGTCGCCGTAGCGATTATCGTTTCAACTATCTTACTCATTTTCATTAGCAGAAAAATTTCATCACATTTAAATCAATTGGTTTTAACAAGTGAAGAAATTGCAGGTGGTAACCTAACGTTTGAACCTCTAACGAATGATGGAAATGATGAAATTGGAAAGCTGTCTCAAGCAATTAATCACATGGGTAGTCGTTTAAGAGAAATGATCTTAGAAGTTTCTCATATCGCTTCAGATGTTGATCATCAAAGTTCCGCGTTTGCTGAATCTGCCTCAGAACTAAAACAAGGCAGCACACAGGTGGCAAATACAATTGATGAATTAGCCTCAGGTGTTAACAACCAAGCAAACGAAGTATCAGATATCTCTGAACATATTAAGGAATTCAGTAATCGTTTAATTGAAATGAATCAGGACGGAAGCAAATTGGTGCAGTTTTCCGATGACATGTTAACAGTATCTGTAAACGGCGATCAGCAGATGAAGAGTTCTTTAGAGCAAATGAAGCTTATTCATATGATCGTTGAACGATCGGTTGAAAAAGTGAAAAACCTTGAATTGAAAACGGAATCAATCACAGAGCTTGTTACAGTCATTAAATCAATTGCAGAGCAAACAAATCTTCTCGCACTTAATGCCTCAATTGAAGCAGCAAGAGCTGGAGAAAGCGGGAAAGGCTTCGCTGTTGTAGCCTCAGAAGTTAAGAAACTCGCAAACGAAGTAACAGCTTCAATTGAAAACATTACTTCTATTGTTACTAGTATTAAAGAGGAGACAACATCAATATCAAATGAACTAAATAGTGGGTTTCAAAAGGTAAATGAAGGAACGGAACAAATTGAAGTAACAGGTAAGTACTTCTCAGATATTAAGGAAAAAGTTTACGATATGACAAATCGTGTAAAAAATATCTCATCAGCTTTTCATTATTTTGAACAAACAAGTCAAGAAATCAATCAATCCGTTGAACAAATTGCAGCCATATCTGAAGAATCAGCTGCAGGGTCAGAGGAAATCTCTGCTGCTATCTTCGAACAAACGCAATCAATTGATACTATTTCAACAAGTGCAAGCACGCTATCAAAAATGGTGGTTCGAATGAATGAGATGATTGGTAAATTTAAGGTTTAA
- a CDS encoding sugar ABC transporter substrate-binding protein, with the protein MLRYYKKTSLSLLLCFVVLITTACSSTEKATSTKTAGKLITNDNVPYVGFLLDTLEEERWYKDKQLFEEHIKSLGGQVKTLAANGHDAVQLKQAQLLIEEGVDVLVVVPHNAEEAAKIVELAHENNIKVISYDRLITKSNLDYYISFDNEKVGVLQATEIVKNTSKGKFAYIGGAETDNNAILFRKGAMSVLQPLIDKGDITLIADQYTDGWDPKVAEQNMKEALKKSSNQVDAVVAANDGTAGGVISALEAVGLAGKIPVSGQDAELNGIKRIVEGTQTMTVYKPINVIATQAAEMAFKVAKGENPKTDTTINNNKIEVPTILLEPTAVTKETIDSTVVKDGYLAKEDIYGK; encoded by the coding sequence GTGCTTAGATACTACAAAAAAACAAGCTTAAGTCTGCTCCTTTGTTTTGTTGTACTCATAACTACAGCCTGCTCGTCAACAGAAAAAGCAACATCAACAAAAACAGCAGGTAAACTTATTACAAATGACAATGTCCCTTACGTTGGATTTTTATTAGATACTCTTGAAGAAGAAAGATGGTACAAAGATAAGCAATTATTTGAGGAACATATTAAGTCATTAGGTGGACAAGTAAAAACTCTTGCAGCCAATGGTCATGATGCTGTTCAACTAAAACAAGCTCAATTGTTAATTGAAGAAGGCGTTGATGTTTTAGTTGTTGTCCCACATAATGCAGAAGAAGCGGCAAAGATTGTGGAACTTGCTCATGAAAATAATATAAAAGTCATATCCTATGATCGACTTATTACTAAGAGTAACCTAGATTACTATATTTCCTTTGATAATGAAAAAGTAGGTGTTTTACAAGCAACCGAAATTGTAAAGAACACCTCAAAAGGGAAGTTTGCGTATATTGGTGGTGCAGAAACAGATAATAATGCTATTTTGTTTAGAAAAGGCGCTATGTCAGTTCTACAGCCATTAATTGATAAGGGAGACATTACCTTAATAGCAGATCAGTATACAGATGGATGGGATCCGAAAGTTGCTGAACAAAATATGAAAGAAGCATTAAAAAAATCAAGTAATCAAGTAGATGCAGTGGTTGCTGCAAATGATGGAACTGCAGGTGGAGTTATTTCAGCACTAGAAGCTGTCGGGCTAGCAGGCAAAATCCCCGTTTCAGGACAGGATGCTGAATTAAACGGTATTAAACGTATTGTTGAAGGCACTCAAACGATGACGGTTTACAAACCGATTAATGTGATTGCGACCCAGGCAGCGGAAATGGCGTTTAAGGTTGCTAAAGGAGAAAATCCAAAAACGGATACTACCATTAATAATAATAAAATAGAAGTTCCTACGATTCTATTAGAGCCTACTGCCGTAACGAAGGAGACAATTGATTCAACTGTTGTGAAAGATGGCTACTTAGCTAAAGAAGATATTTATGGAAAGTAA
- a CDS encoding efflux RND transporter permease subunit, producing the protein MSWFTKWSFKNKAAVFLMSTLILVMGVLSYFRLPMEFLPSADQPFISVVTMGNGMDASTMEDQVTTPIENAIDGVNGKKNVFSTTGDGYSSVDIHLESSVDKKEAKREIEEALANVQLPQNVMKPNIVQLNTSMIPVSYIALTFDEGINPETIQYAQDEIVPYFKNIDGVADIQTNGIIPSFVSVELDEKKMAEKQVSIESVMTLLQGQIVSAAIAENTIDGKASNIKVIGDVDTIEKLENTEVIIGAPLKDIAEIKIEKQDNNLTKVNGSDALTFVITKDSQSNAVTISKEAEKVSEEINEKYDQLETTVVLASADMVESSVHSMIKEVLLGALFATIVIMIFLRNLRSTLITIVSIPLSLGFTLFLLAQSGVTLNILTLGGVAVAVGRLVDDSIVVIENIFRRAQTEKFSVKMVIDATKEVGSAITSSTLTTVAVFLPMGLIGGSLQDFLLPFALTITYSLLASLIVALTIVPVMSAGLLKNAQMKEHKPSVKFTRFLTWSLNHKWVVLLTSFILFAGSIGGYMLLPKGSVDKTKADYVYVSLKYPNETPIEKVKEESAKLEEFVMEQNELENVYLQLGNSADSAKYGEVGDPTQTQIMAILKEDADMQAFIDKVNTQKEEYKDATLEVTEASMMSGGSTSITVDVIGEDVEELTDLSEKITAEIKDIDGVEKVSSNQDETKTVYSFVVDPSLAKADQIAQQAAVMLNQTPLGSIEVNDQQTMVMLEPVYTPDTEKELSEVPIMTANGMTTISKVAQLQQTEEPTSTFHKDGEQYVRVTANVNPEKLSEISTEVNSKIFGDKETEGIDIPDDIDVFVGGASADQASDFNDLFMTMLASIGIVFLIMVITFKTIRAPIAILFSLPLAAIGAILGIMISGISVDVTALLGALMLIGIVVTNAIVLLDRVKQNEKTMIIRDAVVEAATIRMRPIIMTAVATISAMLPLLFKEAESGNLVSASLAIVVIGGLSVATLLTLVVIPVVYELLYFRKSKKQRNQVKKQEGTIAV; encoded by the coding sequence ATGTCATGGTTTACAAAATGGTCATTTAAAAACAAAGCAGCTGTTTTCTTAATGTCGACGTTGATTTTAGTGATGGGAGTTTTAAGTTATTTTCGCTTGCCTATGGAATTTTTACCCTCAGCAGATCAGCCGTTTATCTCAGTTGTAACGATGGGGAACGGAATGGATGCAAGCACGATGGAGGATCAAGTTACCACCCCAATAGAAAATGCGATAGACGGAGTAAATGGCAAAAAAAATGTATTTTCAACGACTGGTGATGGCTATTCATCAGTTGATATTCATCTAGAATCTAGTGTTGATAAAAAAGAAGCAAAGCGTGAAATTGAGGAAGCGTTGGCGAATGTTCAATTACCTCAGAATGTAATGAAGCCCAATATAGTCCAACTTAATACATCAATGATTCCGGTATCATACATTGCTTTAACATTTGACGAGGGTATTAATCCAGAAACCATACAATATGCACAAGATGAAATTGTTCCTTACTTTAAAAACATTGATGGTGTAGCAGATATTCAAACAAACGGTATTATTCCTTCTTTTGTATCCGTTGAATTAGATGAGAAAAAGATGGCTGAAAAGCAGGTGTCCATTGAGAGTGTGATGACATTGCTTCAGGGACAGATTGTTTCAGCAGCCATTGCTGAGAACACTATTGATGGAAAAGCATCTAACATTAAAGTGATTGGTGATGTTGATACAATTGAAAAACTAGAAAATACAGAAGTTATCATAGGTGCTCCTTTAAAAGATATAGCAGAAATTAAAATAGAAAAACAAGATAACAATCTTACAAAAGTAAATGGATCTGATGCTTTAACATTTGTTATAACAAAAGACAGTCAATCGAATGCTGTAACGATCAGTAAAGAAGCGGAGAAAGTATCAGAGGAAATTAACGAGAAATATGATCAGTTGGAAACAACCGTTGTTTTAGCCTCAGCAGATATGGTTGAATCATCTGTTCACAGTATGATTAAAGAAGTTTTATTAGGTGCACTTTTTGCCACAATAGTTATAATGATCTTCTTACGTAATTTACGCTCAACATTAATTACAATCGTATCGATTCCATTGTCATTAGGTTTTACACTGTTTCTACTGGCGCAATCGGGTGTTACATTAAATATTTTAACACTTGGTGGTGTGGCAGTTGCGGTAGGGCGTTTAGTAGATGATAGTATTGTTGTGATAGAGAACATCTTTAGAAGAGCACAAACGGAGAAGTTTTCAGTCAAAATGGTCATAGATGCAACGAAAGAAGTAGGATCTGCCATCACTTCATCGACGTTAACAACAGTTGCTGTCTTTTTACCGATGGGATTAATAGGAGGTAGCTTACAAGATTTCCTATTACCATTTGCCTTAACAATCACTTATTCATTACTAGCATCCTTAATCGTTGCTTTAACAATTGTTCCGGTTATGAGTGCAGGATTATTAAAGAATGCACAAATGAAAGAGCACAAACCTTCTGTTAAGTTTACTAGATTTTTAACTTGGTCACTGAATCATAAATGGGTTGTTCTTTTAACATCATTTATTCTGTTCGCGGGGTCAATCGGGGGTTATATGTTACTTCCTAAAGGCTCTGTAGATAAAACAAAAGCAGATTATGTTTATGTGTCGTTAAAATATCCTAATGAAACACCAATAGAAAAAGTAAAAGAAGAGTCGGCAAAGCTTGAAGAATTTGTAATGGAACAAAATGAGCTTGAAAATGTTTATTTACAACTTGGGAACTCAGCGGATTCTGCAAAATATGGTGAGGTAGGAGATCCAACCCAAACTCAGATTATGGCAATTCTGAAAGAAGATGCAGATATGCAAGCATTTATAGACAAGGTGAACACACAGAAAGAAGAATATAAAGATGCTACATTAGAAGTGACGGAAGCATCTATGATGAGTGGCGGTTCTACATCGATTACCGTAGATGTGATTGGTGAGGATGTTGAGGAATTAACGGATCTTTCAGAAAAGATCACTGCAGAAATTAAGGATATTGATGGAGTTGAAAAGGTTTCATCGAACCAGGATGAAACAAAAACTGTTTATTCCTTTGTTGTTGATCCTAGTCTGGCTAAGGCTGATCAAATCGCTCAACAGGCAGCTGTTATGCTGAATCAAACGCCGCTTGGTTCAATTGAAGTGAATGATCAACAAACAATGGTCATGCTTGAGCCTGTTTACACACCTGACACGGAAAAAGAATTATCTGAAGTTCCGATTATGACAGCAAACGGAATGACAACTATTTCGAAGGTTGCCCAGCTTCAACAAACTGAAGAGCCGACTAGCACATTCCATAAAGATGGTGAGCAATATGTGAGGGTAACAGCTAATGTAAATCCTGAAAAACTTTCAGAAATTTCTACTGAAGTAAATAGTAAGATTTTTGGAGATAAAGAAACAGAAGGAATAGACATTCCAGATGATATTGACGTGTTTGTTGGCGGGGCTAGTGCAGACCAAGCAAGTGACTTTAATGACTTATTTATGACAATGCTCGCTTCCATTGGAATTGTGTTCTTAATCATGGTGATTACGTTTAAAACAATTCGTGCACCGATTGCTATTCTGTTCTCACTTCCACTAGCTGCAATTGGTGCAATTCTAGGAATTATGATTAGTGGTATTTCCGTTGATGTAACAGCATTACTTGGGGCACTTATGTTAATCGGAATTGTTGTAACAAATGCGATCGTCCTACTTGATCGAGTGAAGCAAAATGAGAAAACGATGATTATTCGTGATGCAGTAGTTGAAGCTGCAACCATTCGTATGAGACCAATCATTATGACAGCAGTAGCTACTATTTCAGCTATGCTACCACTACTATTTAAAGAAGCAGAGTCAGGAAACTTAGTTTCTGCAAGTCTTGCCATTGTAGTAATTGGGGGACTAAGTGTAGCTACACTCTTAACTCTTGTAGTGATTCCAGTTGTTTATGAGCTTCTTTATTTTAGAAAATCAAAAAAGCAAAGAAATCAAGTTAAGAAGCAAGAAGGTACAATTGCAGTTTAA